In Camelina sativa cultivar DH55 chromosome 17, Cs, whole genome shotgun sequence, the genomic stretch TCAAAATTCCatccagaaaaacaaaaaaaaagagttagtgCCAATGCCTAACAACAAAGAGAGACTCGATGACTTGGAGGCTGGTCTCGGGTTGATGCAAGAGGGCCTCGGAACAGTACAAGATGAGGTACGAGCAGTTACTACCAAGATCGACGGCAAGTTACAGAAGATGGAGATGACTTTCCGTCAAATGTTGGAAGACACGGTGAATCAGATGCGTGAGCTCATTGTTACCAGTCGAGATAGTGGAACCAGTGCAGAGCGGGGACAGCGGCGAGTAGAAGAGCATCGCTACCCGATGGAACAGAGGAAGGACCATGTCAATCCTTTTGCGGTAACAACGGTGCAAGCCCAGGCTCGACAGGTTAAGCTGGATTTCCTCGGTTCAATGGTGGCGACCCGGAGGAGTGGTTGGATAGAGCAAAGCAGTATTTCACTTACCATGAAATACCATGGGATCAGAGAGTCAGCTTAGCCTCCTTTCACCTGACGGAGGAGGCGAATGCGTGGTGGCAGGCAAAATCGAGAGGAAGAGGTTTTGATGTCCATCGTCTGCCATGGGAAACATTTGAGGTGGAGCTGTATACACGCTTTGGTCCCACTGATGGAGAAGTCTTTGAATAAGCCATTTGTCATATACGGCAGAAGGGAACTTTAATCGAGTACCAGAGAGAAATTGAACGACTACAAAACAAGGTGGATTGGTCCGAGAAAACTCTGGTGGGTGCGTTTATGGGGGGACTTCATATCTCCATATCTAGTGGCATTCGAATCCTCAAACCGAAAACATTAATGGAAGCAATCGGTCTTGCAAGGATGAGGGATGACCAGCTGCAGCAAGAGAAGCGGTGGAGGTCATATACTAGCAGTTCGGGAAATTCACGTTATGCAGTCACCAATACCCCGGTAATACGAGAGAAGCAACAACCAACACCTCGTCGGCTGAATTGGGAAGAGTTAAGGAAGAAACGCAGTTTGGGGTTATGTTTTAGTTGCGACGAGAAGTACACCCCTGGTCACAAGTGTAAACAACCCCAGCTGTTTATCATGGAGGGCGAGCATGATGAGACAGAGGATGAGAAAACCAATGAAGACTAGGGAGAAATGGCACCGGAGATTACGCTACACGCATTAACGGGTTGGGATGCGGCTACCACTATCCGTCTTTGCACCAAAATCAAAGGAAAGACACTAGTCGCACTTGTTGATAGCGGTTCGACGCACAATTTTATTGGCGAGAAAGTGGCTCAAGGGTTGCGATTAAAGGAGACGACGATGAAGCCCTTCGATGTTCGTGTCGCAAATGGTAATCCCCTTAGTTGCCGGTGGAGATACGAGGACGTGCTGATCAAACTAGGAGACGCCGTGTTCAATCTCACGTTGTACGCTTTACCCTTGGTGGGCATGGATTTGGTATTGGGGGTCCAGTGGTTAGAAAGCCTTGGGCCTATCTTGTGTGATTGGAAGACACAAACCATGCAATTCGAGTGGGAGGATAATACCATTAAGCTTAGTGGGCTTCAACGATTAAAAATCAGGCCCACGACACCACAAGATATCGACAAGGAAAGGAGAGAAGGACAGACCCTTTTCGCGATCTGTTCAACGGAGGAGGTGACCTCACCACCATCACTTCCGACATCGATGCAGACATTGGTGAACGAGTTCGCTGATATTTTCCGCACACCAGAGCAGCTTCCACCACCACAAGAAATCAAACACCACATCAACCTGAAAGAGGGAACCGATCCTATCCACGTCCGTCCATACCGGTACGCATACTACCAGAAAGACAAGATTGAGCAACAAGTGAGTGAGATGCTCTAGTCGGGCATAGTTCAACCGAGTTCAAGCCCGTTTTTGTCACCAGTCCTattggtgaagaaaaaagatggaTCATGGAGATTCTGTACAGACTACAGAGCGCTCAATTCTGCAACGATCAAGGACCGTTTTCCCATTCTCACTGTCAAGGATATGTTGGATGAGCTCCATGGGTCTGCCTTCTTCACCAAACTCAATCACACAGCGGGTTACCATCAAGTGAGGATGCATCCACTAGATATTCATAAAACAGCTTTCAGAACACACAACGGCCACTATGAATATCTCGTGATACCCTTCGGTTTATGTAACGCCCCTTCGACGTTTCAATCGCTCATGAACAACATCTTCCGACCACTAATGCGAAAATCAGTTTTGGTCTTCTTCGACGATATTCTCATTTATAGTCCGAACTGGGAAGAGCATCTGCAACACGTACGCGCAGTTTTTGAGCTGATTCGTAAGAATGATTTAGCAGTGAAGCTTAAAAAATGTGAGTTCGGGAAGCAGGAGTTGGAGTACCTCGGTCACATTATCACACACATGGGAGTTAAGGTCGATTGCTCGAAGGTGACTGCTATGACCAGTTGGCCAGTTCCCACGACGATCACTGAGTTGCGGGGATTCCTTGGTTTATCCGGGTATTACCTCAAGTTCGTCCGTGACTATGGCTTGATTGCTCATCCGCTGACCAATTTATTGAGAAAGGGTGTTTTGCTTGGAATGTCGAGGCGGGGACGGCATTCAACGCACTGAAGATGGCGATGACAAGAACACCGACCCTTGCCTCAACCGTTTGTGATCGAGACGGATGCATCAGGTGAAGGTATTGGTGTTGTTTTATCCCAATAAGGGAAACCAATTGCGTTTATGAGCAGGTCCCTTGGAGCAACAAAGAAGTCATGGTCTACATATGCTAGGGAAATGTTGGCTATAATAGTGGCAATATGGACATGGCAGCCATATCTTTTAGGGAGGCGGTTCACGATACAAACAGACCAAAGGAACCTCTGTTATATGTTGGAGCAACGCATTCTCACGCCATAACAGCAAAAGTGGATGAGCAAGTTGGTGGGTTACGACTATGAAATCATCTACAAGACGGAGAAAGCCAATTCTGCAGCAGATGCACTATCACGTGTGGCTGACAGTCATGTTCTCCTTGCTATTTCTGTTCCTAAGGTCTCCTTATGGGATGAATTGCAGACCCTCGCCACCACAGACCCGTATCTGCTCCGCATCGGTGCACTCGCAAAAGAAAAACCAGGCCATCCCTACACTTGGCGCGATGGGTTTGTCTGTTACAACAATCGCATAGTGATTCCTCCACAATCACCATGGATTCAACAACTTTTGTTTGAACATCATAACACGACCATGGGCGGCCATTCAGGTGTGTTACGAACCTTTAAACGTTTATCTCATCAATTTTATTGGCCCTCTATGCACAAGGTGGTGGCAGACTATGTTTCACGCTGTGACACATGTCAACGGGCCAAGTCGCAAACAATGTCACCACTGGTCTACTCCAACCACTTACCGTCCCTGAGCAGCTATGGGAGGATGTGTCTATGGATTTTGTTGACGGCCTGCCCAAGTTCGAGGGCTACACAATTATCATGGTGGTCGTTGATCGGTTAAGAAAAGTGGCACATCTGGTTCCATTGAAGCATCCTTACACCGCAGCTATCGTAGTGGGCCAGTTTGTTGCATTCATTATGAAGTTACACGGTCTGCCACGTTCTATTCTCAGCGATCGTGATCCGGTGTTTCTCAGCAACTTTTGGCAGGAATTCTGGAAATTGTCAGGCACTAAGCTTCGTCGGTCTTCCGCCTACCACCCCCAATCAGATGGTCAGACCGAAGTCGTCAACCGGTGCATCGAACAGTTCTTGCGTTGCTTTGTTCAACATCGACCAAAACAGGGGAGCGCCTTTTTACCATGGGTGGAGTATTGGTACAACACCACTTTTCATGCCAGCACCGGTATGTCTCCGTTTGAGGCACTCTATGGTCGCCCACCTCTTTTGCTACCAAGTTACAAAATTGGTTCTTCTTTGTTGGGAGAGATTGATGAGCAATTGCGTAACAGAGACGAGTTTTTGGGTGAGTTGAAGCAACATCTCACGGCCTCGAACAACCGTATGAAGCAGCTGGCGGATAAGAAGCGTCGTGATGTTACATTTTTGGTTGGGGATTGGGTTTTTCTTCGACTGCAGCCGTATCGACAACAGTTTGTGATCCGGAGGTTCTACAAAAAGCTTTCCAGTCGGTTCTATGGACCTTTTCAAATCACAGAGAAAGTTGGAACTATGGCGTATCGTTTAGCCCTACCAGAAGGCTCACGTATCCACCCAGTTTTTCACGTGTCATTGCTTAAAAATGGGTTGGTGAGGAGGTGTTAGTTCTGTAGCATTACCACCGGGAAAACAGCCAAAATCAATCCCAATTATTTCCCAAACGCTTTTTCTTCTCTAAACTTCAATACCCTGCAAATAACAACCTGAActgtattaaaattcaaatttgctataTCAACTATTTAAAATGTTGTCAATTTAAACCTCTATTCGAACAgtgttaaatcaaattttaacgATATTGAGTCAGAAGATCCGTGATATCAACGTAGCACTGAGACTTATCAAAACTATgtcgttttggtcatttttgggtGTGTTGTAGCAAGAAATGACCAAAAATGAAGTCTCACAACACACCCGAAAACGGACTCCAATACCTCATTTTTTGTCAAACGATTTGTTTCTTGCTACATCACAcctaaaaatgaccaaaacaacTTAGTTATGGTAATTCCTAGTGCCATGTGGATGCCACATATCGTCTGACTCAACATCGTTAAATTCTGATTTAACACTGTTCGAACAGAGgttgaaattgacaacattttGTATAGTTTAggtagcaaatttgaattttaataaagttCAAGTTGTTATTTGCTGGGTGTTGaagtttaggtataaaaaagcgTTTGGCAAATAGTTGGGGTTGATTTTGGCCATTTTCCCGCATTACCACCACTTCGAGAGGATGGTGTCTTGTGTTTAGAGCCGGAGAGTGTGTTGCGATCACGGGAAGTTGAGCAAGGGTCTGGGCATAGTACTGAGGTTTTGGTGAAGTGGCATAACTTGCCACCGGAGGAAGCCACTTGGGAGAATTTGAACCGGAGGAAGCCACTTGGGAGAATTTGAAGCAGTTGTCATTGAGTTTTCCCCAGTTTCAGCcgaaccttgaggacaaggttctATTTGACGGCGGGAGTGTTGATAGGATAGCGACAGCTGAGGATGGAGGTCACAAGGATGAGGTGGCACTGAGGGTGTCATCTAGGCCACGCAAGCCGAATCCCAAATACTTGGATTAACGAAGTCATGGAGACTTCTTTCGTTTGTTTCAGTTAGCAAATAAGAGACTAAGTCTTCCTACTTTCTAGGAGACTGTATCTCCACTTTCCCATTTCCTGCATTGTAGGAGTCAATGACTCCACTTCTCAATTCTATTATTTGCTTCATGTACTTGCTTATTTATATCaatgaaaaacaacaaaaataggTAGTCAAAACTACCAATCAATTCTTGTGTTCTTATTTTACTATCTCTTGCTTTGAAGAGGGACCAAACGTATTACACAATCACAACTCTAGTAACTTCAACTTCTAGATGAATATAAGGCCAGAGAACTTTTAAATAAGGCTACTCAGTGGACTAGCTGAAAACAAAGCTAACAAAGGAGCCAAGCAGCATTCTGCAATTCACAAGTTTGACTAAAGAGAGCTTTAAAATGATGGGAACACAATAACATATCATgccaacaaacaaaactttgCTCACTCGCTCAAGTTATGTGTAGCCACCAAACTCAAAATATCAAGTCACCAAATTCAAATGTCACAATCAACAGATGATGaacaaaaagaatcagaatcaaTCACAACCTTTTCGAGATCAAACTACAGACACAATATTGCAGATTCATAGCAGTTAAAGAGCAATCTAATCAGAAATAGATGACACAACAAAAGTGAAGATAGAAAATTTTCACCTTCAAGACCTTGAGCTTCATGTTCCCGTAGACGAGACCCAAGCCAAAAGCCGAAGCACGAGCCACCTGATcaatcaaaacgaaaaaaaaaactcgttgAATCACACAAACACTTAAAAGAAAACGAATCGGAGCTGTTATTTTCCTGAGGCTTGCTCTGTTAGCTAATTTTCTAACAAACATCACATAACCCTAATTTGcgatccaaaatcaaagaacTCTAATCATAAAACACTAGTCACGAATCCAATCCCTTCCTCTGATTCCAGATCAATCAATTCCAAACCCTTCCTTCTGATTCCAAATTCCTTTGTCATTTCGCAtatcgcgagagaaagagagagagagagagagaggaaaagaggaattttttttcttttgtattattatgtTCGGCCAACAGAAACGCGACACGTATCGTCTCTTATAACACAATTGGGTATACTATATAAGGGGCtctcttaagttttttttttacttctggtttatttttttgattcaaaACCCTTAAAACTCCTCTAAGAGCTTACCGATGGAGAAGGtcttagattttaaaagaaaacaatatctCTACGGGATTTGGGATGCTTGTACTAAACGTCGGAATAACCGGTGAGCATAAAAGATGTTCCTTTTTGTAATAGTCCCACGATTGAAATCAAGCTGGCAGATTGAAGAACGCCTTGGTGACATTGACAGGTCCATTAGCATCTCACGTTTCTCTTCATGATTTGTGGATTTGGGGTAGAATGCTGCCATCTTTAAACAACTAGAGTTTCTTAAGATGAATCTTGCAacttccatctcttcttctttcccttcgTATTCCGACCATTCAAAAATTTCAAGACTTGACAATAGGCATCCCGGGACATGACTCGGTTCATTCCAGCATGGTCGCGGATATACATCAGTCTCAACTCTATGGATCTGAGACTGAAAAAGGGAGATTATTAGTATTATAACTCCactctaattaaaccaaactgaaaaataTTGAATGAACATCGAAATTAATTAGGTTAACTTGAAGAGTAAATATACTTGTTCTAGTATGAGGATTCTTAGTTTAGGGGAATCTCTGAGCAGACGCATTAGCAGATTCAACCACTCTGGCTCACATGTGCATAGATGCAATCGTACAAGTCgactatatatttttccttcAGCATACACATTCTACATAAGATATAGGTTAAATGAAATGAAAGTTTagtatattaatgataaaaactttttaaacaaGTCTATAGTGAGAAGAACTAATGGTTACCTTCGATGTCGCTAAACATAATCCAAGTTGCTCGACTGAAGTAAGAGACGAAAGAATCTGCTGTGTATGACTACAAGTAACATAAACATTTGCAGCTTCAATCTTAGGCATATTATGCTCAATGCGACAAAACCCACCCTTGTGTTTATTAATCTCCAAGAGCTCCAACGAAGGAGCATCTATTAGAAACCTGTCAGCATTTATGTAAGATTGTTCAACCAATTTTAACATCTTTAAAGAGGTAACTCTAACAATGAATAAGCCCACATTATCACCTCGGTATCGTTCTATCATCATAGTTTCAAGAACAGGACAACCAAATAAAAGCATGGGGACAAATTCGTCGCTTGGGTACGTCAATGAAAGAAGTGCCAGATTTTTGAGGGATGGGAAAGAAACCAATGAAAACGAATATTTAAGAACCACATTGTCTCGCAACAAAGTC encodes the following:
- the LOC104759771 gene encoding probable FBD-associated F-box protein At1g32375 encodes the protein MVLSKRWKFLWMLVPRLRYNRDEYQVGACESMRFRRLIHTSLVLHKALVIEILNISISPMSDAYEDIEECVGTAIERGVRELCIHTETCSTGSPVVVLPSSLCPSSSAMLVTLLRDNVVLKYSFSLVSFPSLKNLALLSLTYPSDEFVPMLLFGCPVLETMMIERYRGDNVGLFIVRVTSLKMLKLVEQSYINADRFLIDAPSLELLEINKHKGGFCRIEHNMPKIEAANVYVTCSHTQQILSSLTSVEQLGLCLATSKNVYAEGKIYSRLVRLHLCTCEPEWLNLLMRLLRDSPKLRILILEQSQIHRVETDVYPRPCWNEPSHVPGCLLSSLEIFEWSEYEGKEEEMEVARFILRNSSCLKMAAFYPKSTNHEEKREMLMDLSMSPRRSSICQLDFNRGTITKRNIFYAHRLFRRLVQASQIP